A single window of Asticcacaulis sp. AND118 DNA harbors:
- a CDS encoding RNA methyltransferase, which translates to MKENRIAPPLERPDLTLPCVILDRPQMAENIGSVARVMANFGLRDLRIVNPRDGWPQERAWAMSSGAHWPLDNATIYETVAEAIADLNAVYATTARPRETQLPVRTPRQCADDSYTNAQQGLKTGLLFGAERAGLETNDIALCHSIVTIPVDPAFHSLNLSQAVNIVLYEWRLKVMDTPKDAFTKNMDQPAALDKLHGLYGHLEDELEKAGFFFPPEKKESMQRNLRVALNRAQLTEQEVRTWRGVVTALVKGRGRSLVNKGDQ; encoded by the coding sequence ATGAAAGAAAACCGTATTGCCCCGCCGCTGGAGCGGCCCGACCTGACCCTGCCGTGCGTCATCCTCGACCGGCCGCAGATGGCCGAGAATATCGGATCGGTTGCCCGTGTCATGGCTAATTTCGGCCTGCGTGACCTGCGGATCGTCAATCCTCGCGACGGCTGGCCGCAGGAACGCGCCTGGGCCATGTCTTCGGGCGCGCACTGGCCGCTCGACAATGCCACTATATATGAGACGGTGGCCGAGGCGATTGCCGATCTAAACGCCGTCTACGCTACGACGGCCCGTCCGCGCGAGACGCAACTGCCTGTCCGCACGCCGCGTCAGTGCGCCGACGATTCCTATACTAATGCGCAGCAGGGCCTGAAAACGGGCCTTCTGTTCGGAGCTGAACGCGCCGGGCTGGAAACCAATGACATCGCCCTTTGCCATTCCATCGTGACCATTCCCGTCGATCCGGCCTTCCATTCGCTCAACCTGTCGCAGGCGGTGAATATCGTTCTTTATGAGTGGCGTCTGAAGGTGATGGACACGCCCAAGGATGCTTTCACGAAAAACATGGATCAGCCGGCGGCGCTGGATAAGCTGCACGGCCTCTATGGGCATCTGGAAGACGAACTGGAAAAGGCCGGCTTCTTCTTCCCGCCGGAGAAGAAGGAATCGATGCAGCGCAATCTGCGTGTGGCATTGAATCGTGCGCAGTTGACCGAGCAGGAAGTGCGGACCTGGCGCGGCGTCGTCACGGCGCTGGTGAAGGGCAGAGGACGTTCGCTGGTCAATAAGGGCGACCAGTGA